A genome region from Triticum aestivum cultivar Chinese Spring chromosome 2B, IWGSC CS RefSeq v2.1, whole genome shotgun sequence includes the following:
- the LOC123039958 gene encoding uncharacterized protein: protein MDQNILELILEGSMKPMNLPLETLRKITDGFSSDRIIGEGGFGTVYKGDVGNENVAIKRIKSGMTINDKLFRREVDNLMEVNHPNVVRFLGLCSNTVETPVKDPESRGYIYAEIRERLLCFEYVSNGSLDTRITDELRGLEWDTRYGIIKGICAGLHYLHMEKHILHMDLKPANILLDNQMVPKITDFGLSRPMENSQTMTTNHFASPGYSAPENLFGGGKMSIQSDMHSLGVIIIELVTGHRGTPECNNTLRRWRHRWNKSGKEIPLEYHQQVIKCIEIGSLCQKENPYARPFISDVMGKLFEMENLNDHSWNADESTVGQINLPTWEDDMLGVEPLELQFAYNKQEDILSCLVELSNDTDGFIFFEIQKIRPLPYSIKPNKDILKPRSKCCVIITLPAAHTAALQSSTSNKRYTKEFVVRSTKVNEDLSTKNINQDLFDKHTEGQHIDEIHLGALSEEPRSQETIDFSRNEAMEQHTSSGRNPLPTPIEAGLVQLAIKNNTKASSEKCNKKVMLEISGCATTCDRLGLDLVVVLHASRNMDSEKMDHVKMAMRFVLRKLSPMDRLSIITIFSDSAVKLCPLQQITESSRRKLDDLIDGLKAIGDFYTHIKGGLLTGLKVLTYRNDSSDRIAGIMLMSNDQQAGGGGGATQINLGNVPVYTFGFGMNSDHTVLSMIAANSMGGTFSHIRDQDIGSGGLTMAFSQCLAGLLTVSVQNLELTVAPVGHESEILNVTAGSYPKTQAGGSVTVRFGNIYSREVRKVVVNLRLPAIGSEHSAEILKVMYSYGSRSAGRQKFVVTPEALTVWRTSVDVSDLEEEEKQVDLKREEARLRTAKTIKKVTNFYDGVVLARLQNVYDKLLLVESRNMPEDQFRIELRELLEVCKTHASYKEHGRAYALSSESSHGWQRFAGRGGDIDAMRLFATPRMNKYLEQARKFHKEPRMPVPSADDDVEEEITDDPMVNVGSRDINKL, encoded by the exons ATGGACCAAAATATCCTTGAGCTAATACTTGAGGGGAGCATGAAGCCAATGAATCTGCCTTTAGAAACTTTACGGAAAATCACTGATGGGTTTTCATCGGATAGAATAATCGGTGAAGGTGGATTTGGAACTGTCTATAAG GGTGATGTTGGAAATGAAAATGTTGCCATCAAGAGGATTAAGAGTGGCATGACTATAAATGACAAGCTCTTTCGTCGTGAGGTTGACAATCTGATGGAGGTTAACCATCCAAATGTCGTCCGGTTTCTTGGCTTGTGTTCTAATACAGTGGAGACACCAGTGAAAGACCCAGAATCCCGAGGATATATTTATGCTGAGATAAGAGAAAGATTGCTTTGTTTTGAGTATGTTAGTAATGGAAGCCTCGATACAAGGATTACCG ACGAATTAAGAGGACTTGAATGGGATACACGTTACGGGATAATCAAAGGGATATGTGCTGGTTTGCATTATCTACACATGGAGAAACATATTCTTCATATGGATCTGAAGCCAGCCAATATACTATTGGATAATCAAATGGTTCCGAAGATAACCGACTTTGGTCTATCAAGACCCATGGAAAACTCACAAACAATGACAACAAACCATTTTGCATCACC AGGGTATAGCGCCCCAGAAAACCTATTTGGTGGTGGTAAAATGTCCATCCAATCCGACATGCATAGTTTGGGCGTCATAATTATCGAACTGGTCACGGGACATAGGGGTACCCCTGAATGCAATAAT ACACTCAGAAGATGGAGGCACAGATGGAATAAATCAGGGAAGGAAATTCCACTGGAGTACCACCAACAAGTAATAAAATGCATCGAAATAGGGTCACTCTGCCAGAAGGAAAATCCCTATGCACGGCCTTTTATATCAGACGTAATGGGCAAACTATTTGAAATGGAAAATTTGAATGACCACAGCTGGAATGCCGACGAATCAACGGTTGGCCAG ATAAATCTGCCAACTTGGGAAGACGACATGCTTGGAGTTGAGCCGCTTGAGTTACAGTTTGCGTATAACAAGCAGGAGGACATATTGTCATGTTTAGTTGAGCTAAGCAATGATACGGATGGTTTCATTTTCTTCGAGATTCAAAAGATCAGACCGTTGCCATATTCAATAAAGCCAAACAAGGACATCCTGAAACCACGATCCAAATGTTGCGTGATAATAACATTGCCAGCAGCACACACGGCAGCACTGCAGTCCAGTACTAGTAATAAGCGATATACCAAGGAGTTCGTGGTGCGAAGCACTAAAGTGAATGAAGATCTTTCAACCAAGAATATTAACCAAGACCTGTTCGATAAACATACAGAGGGCCAGCACATCGATGAGATTCATTTGGGGGCTCTTTCTGAAGAACCCCGCAGCCAAGAG ACAATCGACTTCTCAAGGAATGAGGCCATGGAACAACACACAAGCTCGG GGAGGAACCCATTGCCAACACCGATCGAAGCTGGGCTTGTGCAGCTGGCCATCAAGAACAACACAAAGGCTTCATCCGAGAAGTGTAACAAAAAGGTGATGCTGGAGATCAGCGGCTGCGCCACTACCTGTGACCGGCTGGGTCTTGACCTGGTGGTCGTCCTGCATGCTAGTCGCAACATGGACAGTGAGAAGATGGACCATGTGAAGATGGCCATGCGGTTTGTCTTGCGGAAGCTAAGCCCCATGGACCGCCTCTCCATCATCACAATtttttctgattctgccgtgaAGCTGTGCCCACTGCAGCAGATCACCGAGTCCTCACGGCGGAAGCTAGATGATCTCATTGACGGCCTAAAAGCCATTGGTGACTTttacacccacatcaagggcgGCCTCCTGACCGGGCTCAAAGTCCTCACATACCGCAATGACAGCAGCGACCGCATCGCTGGAATCATGCTCATGAGCAACGACCAGCaagctggaggtggtggtggtgctacTCAGATTAATTTGGGCAACGTGCCTGTCTACACGTTTGGTTTTGGCATGAACAGTGACCACACAGTACTCAGCATGATCGCCGCCAACAGTATGGGAGGGACGTTCTCCCACATCCGGGACCAGGACATTGGCAGTGGAGGCCTGACAATGGCCTTCTCCCAGTGCCTTGCCGGTCTGCTAACTGTCTCGGTTCAGAACCTTGAGCTGACGGTGGCACCTGTCGGACATGAGTCGGAGATATTGAACGTGACCGCAGGAAGCTATCCGAAGACGCAGGCCGGGGGCTCAGTAACAGTTAGGTTTGGCAACATCTACAGCAGGGAAGTGCGCAAGGTCGTTGTCAACCTCCGCCTCCCTGCTATCGGGAGTGAGCACAGTGCCGAGATCCTAAAGGTCATGTACTCATATGGAAGCAG ATCTGCTGGGAGGCAGAAGTTTGTCGTGACTCCTGAGGCGCTGACCGTGTGGCGCACCAGCGTGGATGTCTCAGActtagaggaggaggagaagcaggtgGACTTAAAGAGGGAGGAGGCCCGTCTGAGGACGGCCAAGACAATCAAGAAAGTGACAAACTTCTACGATGGCGTTGTGCTGGCCCGTCTGCAGAATGTCTATGACAAGCTGCTGCTGGTGGAGTCCCGGAACATGCCGGAGGATCAGTTCAGGATCGAGCTGCGGGAGCTCTTGGAGGTCTGCAAGACCCATGCATCCTACAAGGAGCATGGCCGCGCATACGCGTTGTCGTCCGAGTCTTCACACGGCTGGCAGCGTTTCGCTGGGAGGGGTGGTGACATCGATGCAATGCGTCTGTTCGCAACGCCACGAATGAACAAGTACCTGGAGCAGGCCAGGAAGTTCCACAAAGAACCGCGGATGCCAGTGCCGTCAGCGGATGACGATGTCGAGGAGGAGATCACTGATGATCCTATGGTCAATGTCGGCAGTAGGGACATAAACAAACTATGA